One Desulfobulbus propionicus DSM 2032 DNA segment encodes these proteins:
- a CDS encoding PilZ domain-containing protein, with amino-acid sequence MSAGLLLAPTAQPHAHRADTFPSGADKRRHPRIPLKNTTVHVTDGCLFATARIGNISPAGLCLCDLPEQLYHSANRLTVYSSDNPGLPVLQIRPCWQHTGWGGKTIGAVILNATDAWRLFFVHAAGQVEA; translated from the coding sequence GTGTCTGCCGGGTTGCTGCTGGCGCCAACCGCCCAGCCCCACGCCCATCGCGCCGATACTTTTCCGTCCGGAGCGGACAAACGGCGTCATCCCCGCATCCCATTGAAAAACACCACGGTGCATGTGACCGACGGCTGTCTGTTCGCCACCGCGCGGATCGGCAACATTTCACCTGCGGGGCTCTGCCTGTGCGACCTGCCCGAGCAACTGTACCACAGCGCCAACCGGCTGACGGTCTATTCCAGCGACAATCCCGGTCTGCCCGTGCTCCAGATTCGCCCGTGCTGGCAGCACACCGGCTGGGGCGGCAAGACCATTGGCGCGGTCATTCTCAACGCCACCGACGCCTGGCGGCTGTTTTTTGTCCATGCGGCCGGCCAAGTCGAGGCGTAA
- a CDS encoding cold-shock protein codes for MAEGTVKWFNDSKGFGFIAQDGGKDVFVHHSAIQADGFKSLQEGERVSFNVVDGAKGPAAANVIKKR; via the coding sequence ATGGCTGAAGGAACTGTAAAATGGTTTAATGATTCTAAGGGTTTTGGCTTTATCGCCCAGGATGGCGGCAAGGACGTGTTCGTCCATCATTCCGCAATCCAGGCTGACGGGTTCAAATCACTCCAAGAGGGGGAACGCGTGAGCTTCAATGTGGTCGATGGTGCCAAAGGCCCGGCAGCCGCCAATGTGATCAAAAAGCGATAA
- a CDS encoding excalibur calcium-binding domain-containing protein: MHTEGTLTKWNSERGFGLITPRRGGQDIAVQAADFPQDGCPPQLNERLSFSIETDAGGKRWAKNVARAGAGKGKPTADQSGRRSSRRSQLATLLAPLALLLAIGAYGYIGLYEPSAPDGGGKSASTGDSATQAVTARFFCDGRTSCDQMTSCEEATFFLRHCPGVTMDDDQDGVPCEEQWCVGVSR, encoded by the coding sequence ATGCACACCGAAGGGACCTTGACCAAATGGAATAGTGAGCGCGGATTCGGCTTGATTACCCCCCGGCGCGGCGGGCAGGACATCGCTGTCCAAGCCGCCGATTTTCCCCAGGACGGCTGTCCGCCGCAACTCAATGAGCGGCTGTCTTTTAGCATCGAAACGGACGCGGGCGGCAAGCGCTGGGCCAAGAATGTGGCGCGCGCGGGAGCGGGGAAAGGAAAACCGACAGCCGACCAAAGCGGCCGGCGTTCTTCCCGCCGCAGTCAGCTGGCCACCCTGCTGGCCCCCTTGGCGCTGCTGCTCGCCATCGGCGCCTATGGATACATCGGGCTTTATGAACCCTCAGCCCCGGATGGCGGCGGAAAATCCGCCAGCACCGGCGACAGCGCAACCCAGGCCGTCACAGCGCGTTTTTTCTGCGATGGCCGAACCTCCTGCGACCAGATGACCAGCTGCGAGGAGGCCACCTTTTTTCTGCGCCATTGTCCCGGCGTGACCATGGATGACGATCAGGATGGGGTGCCGTGCGAAGAGCAATGGTGTGTCGGAGTTTCCCGGTGA
- a CDS encoding DNA-3-methyladenine glycosylase I yields the protein MKQDETMRRRCGWCGSDPLYIAYHDEEWGVPVHEDRRLFEFLLLEGAQAGLSWLTILKKRENYRKAFDGFDCERVASYTQDDVARLLADPGIVRNRLKIESAIKNARGVLAIREEHGSLDAFLWRFVDGMPVRNGWTSLEQVPARSALSDRLSKELQRRGCNFVGSTICYAFMQTVGMVNDHLVDCFRYREVGDMLPASRLL from the coding sequence ATGAAGCAAGACGAAACGATGCGCAGGCGATGCGGCTGGTGCGGCAGCGATCCCCTGTACATCGCCTACCACGATGAGGAATGGGGCGTCCCGGTTCATGAGGACCGCCGTCTGTTTGAGTTTCTCCTCCTGGAGGGGGCACAGGCGGGGCTCAGTTGGCTGACCATCTTGAAAAAGCGGGAGAATTACCGGAAGGCCTTTGACGGTTTTGACTGCGAGCGCGTCGCCAGCTACACGCAGGATGATGTAGCCCGCCTGCTCGCCGATCCCGGCATTGTCCGCAATCGCCTCAAGATCGAATCGGCGATCAAGAACGCCCGGGGCGTGCTGGCCATTCGCGAGGAGCACGGCTCCCTCGATGCCTTTCTCTGGCGTTTCGTGGACGGCATGCCCGTGCGCAATGGGTGGACCAGTTTGGAGCAGGTGCCGGCCCGATCAGCGCTGTCGGACCGGCTGAGCAAGGAGCTGCAACGTCGCGGCTGCAACTTCGTGGGTTCCACCATCTGTTATGCCTTCATGCAGACGGTCGGCATGGTCAACGACCATCTCGTCGACTGCTTTCGTTACCGGGAGGTCGGCGACATGCTGCCCGCCTCCCGCCTCCTCTGA
- a CDS encoding DEAD/DEAH box helicase, with translation MSFTDFHFNEHITHAISHCGFTAPTPIQQQAIPSVLERRDLLGLAQTGTGKTAAFILPTVQHLMRTQAHHVRALIIAPTRELAEQINDFTRAIIRNTRLKSIAVYGGVSKQAQITKLRGGVDIVVACPGRLLDLLNDKAVDLSRVDTLILDEADHMFDKGFLPDIRRILRRLPAERQSLVFSATMPDEIRHLAEDILTDPVTVQINPTRSVQSISHRLYAVEQEQKTDLLLQLLKDEAMATTLIFTRTKHKAKNLAQKLAQSGFKATSLQGNLSQNRRQQALDGFKTGAFTILVATDIAARGIDVNGISHVINYDMPDTAEAYIHRTGRTGRAARTGEALTFATREDSRMIRLIERSIDGRMNHGDVAELPAVRSAVPSVRSHAGKPAGKKISVTKSRPEAKGESAPKASPRKRSTASSVFGLSGRSK, from the coding sequence ATGAGTTTTACCGATTTTCATTTCAACGAACACATTACCCACGCCATTTCGCACTGCGGTTTCACCGCGCCAACCCCCATTCAGCAACAGGCTATTCCTTCGGTTCTTGAACGTCGTGATCTTCTTGGCCTGGCCCAGACAGGCACCGGCAAGACCGCTGCCTTTATTTTGCCGACCGTGCAGCATCTCATGCGGACCCAGGCCCATCATGTCCGGGCTCTGATCATTGCCCCGACCAGGGAGCTGGCCGAGCAGATCAATGATTTTACCCGGGCGATCATTCGCAACACCCGTCTAAAAAGTATTGCCGTGTACGGCGGGGTCAGCAAGCAGGCACAGATCACCAAGCTGCGCGGCGGCGTCGACATCGTGGTCGCCTGTCCGGGCCGTTTGCTCGACCTGCTCAACGACAAGGCGGTGGACCTGAGCCGGGTCGACACCTTGATTCTGGACGAGGCCGACCACATGTTCGACAAGGGCTTTTTGCCCGATATCCGCCGCATTTTGCGCCGGTTGCCCGCTGAGCGGCAATCGTTGGTTTTTTCGGCCACCATGCCCGACGAGATTCGGCATCTGGCCGAGGACATCCTCACCGATCCGGTGACCGTGCAGATTAATCCGACCCGTTCGGTGCAGTCCATTTCCCATCGGCTCTACGCGGTCGAGCAGGAGCAAAAGACCGACCTGCTCCTGCAGCTGCTCAAGGATGAGGCCATGGCCACCACCCTGATTTTCACCCGCACCAAGCACAAAGCCAAGAATCTGGCCCAGAAATTGGCTCAATCGGGCTTCAAGGCCACCTCGCTCCAGGGCAACCTGTCGCAGAACAGACGCCAGCAGGCGTTGGATGGATTCAAGACCGGTGCGTTCACCATCCTGGTGGCCACCGACATTGCCGCCCGTGGTATCGATGTCAATGGCATTTCGCATGTGATCAACTATGACATGCCCGATACCGCCGAGGCCTATATTCATCGAACCGGCCGCACCGGCAGGGCCGCCCGCACCGGCGAGGCCCTGACCTTTGCCACCCGCGAGGACAGCCGCATGATCCGCTTGATCGAACGGTCCATTGACGGGCGGATGAATCATGGGGACGTGGCCGAGCTGCCCGCGGTTCGCTCCGCAGTGCCTTCGGTCCGGTCCCACGCCGGCAAGCCTGCCGGCAAAAAAATATCCGTGACCAAATCGCGTCCGGAGGCAAAGGGGGAATCAGCCCCCAAGGCTTCCCCGCGCAAGCGGTCCACGGCATCCAGTGTTTTCGGCCTTTCGGGCCGGTCAAAATGA
- a CDS encoding cysteine hydrolase family protein: protein MAQGLLIIDMQNDYFRGGAMELVNIDEAAGKCARVLRCFREKGAPVFHVQHIATRPGATFFLPHTPGCAIHESVRPLPGEPVIVKHFPNSFRETGLKQLLDAAGVDEVVICGAMTHLCIDTTVRAAFDLGLQCVVVADGCATKDLTFKGHKVSAHDVQLSFLAALGTPFAAIRSAEECIAA from the coding sequence ATGGCCCAAGGATTGCTTATTATTGACATGCAAAATGACTATTTCCGTGGAGGTGCCATGGAATTGGTCAACATTGACGAGGCAGCTGGAAAGTGTGCCCGGGTGTTGCGCTGTTTCAGAGAAAAAGGCGCGCCTGTTTTTCATGTTCAACATATCGCGACACGACCAGGCGCCACCTTTTTTCTGCCCCATACACCCGGCTGCGCAATCCATGAAAGCGTGCGGCCCCTTCCCGGCGAACCCGTGATCGTCAAACATTTTCCCAATTCCTTTCGGGAAACCGGGCTGAAACAACTGCTCGACGCCGCCGGGGTCGATGAAGTCGTCATCTGTGGAGCGATGACCCACCTGTGCATTGACACCACGGTAAGGGCTGCCTTTGACCTGGGGTTGCAGTGCGTCGTCGTTGCCGATGGATGCGCGACAAAAGATTTGACCTTCAAAGGGCATAAGGTCAGCGCCCACGATGTCCAGCTTTCTTTTCTGGCCGCGCTCGGCACGCCTTTCGCTGCGATACGGTCCGCCGAGGAATGCATCGCCGCATGA
- a CDS encoding universal stress protein yields the protein MSDWKRIIIAIDDSPRSINAVDYVGSIAGHLADVHLCLLHVYPEPPPDYYQSGATLDDYVSEQEERARMLFAQAKKILQNHGVAPHAITSRCQIAGQQSISAAILDLQTKEDYGTIVVGKRGISKAEEFLFGSISNALIHNGRDIAVWVIG from the coding sequence ATGAGTGACTGGAAACGGATCATCATCGCCATCGACGATTCCCCCCGATCCATCAATGCCGTTGACTATGTCGGCAGCATCGCCGGCCACCTCGCCGATGTCCATCTTTGCCTGCTGCATGTCTACCCCGAACCGCCACCCGACTATTACCAATCAGGGGCCACCCTGGACGACTACGTCTCGGAACAGGAAGAGCGGGCGCGGATGCTGTTTGCCCAGGCGAAAAAGATTCTCCAGAACCACGGCGTCGCTCCCCACGCGATCACCTCCCGCTGCCAGATTGCCGGCCAGCAGTCAATCAGCGCCGCCATTCTCGATCTGCAAACCAAGGAGGATTACGGCACGATCGTGGTCGGCAAACGGGGCATCTCCAAGGCCGAGGAATTTCTCTTCGGCTCGATTTCCAATGCCTTGATCCATAATGGCCGCGATATCGCGGTATGGGTGATTGGCTGA
- a CDS encoding serine/threonine-protein kinase, giving the protein MGDWLMAPHTTIAGLPEEVARNLREHRVTRSMRRPSRVYTDTTDFTSIDYGDVIAVEDRFFLVTSYTKEGRFGVDEQIKPWVPKAVDLVTMTNYILKLEFRETFDMRLGQFSVTCYRSPDKEARILELVQGRPHFMQGETLVDAAGNLVRVLVPVSGNRLDKIIHSDSSHRDYFFNELPRIFNQFLGCLEGIGFLHRHGFRHGDIRRDHIFVDRDTGLYYWIDFDYDFYLPEKPFALDLFELGNILIYLTARGDYHPREIMADPTMGNAVLRSLGPADFSLLSQNRVVNLQKLFPYIPDSLNNILLHFSTGADVFYESVEEILTDVRQALKQWPG; this is encoded by the coding sequence ATGGGTGATTGGCTGATGGCGCCCCATACCACCATCGCCGGTCTTCCCGAGGAGGTGGCTCGCAATCTTCGCGAGCACCGGGTCACCCGCAGCATGCGCCGGCCGTCGCGGGTGTATACCGACACCACCGACTTCACCTCGATCGATTACGGCGACGTGATCGCCGTGGAAGACCGCTTCTTTCTCGTCACCTCCTACACCAAGGAGGGGCGTTTCGGGGTGGACGAGCAGATCAAGCCCTGGGTGCCCAAGGCGGTGGATCTGGTCACGATGACCAACTACATCCTCAAACTGGAATTCCGGGAAACCTTTGACATGCGGCTGGGACAGTTCTCGGTCACCTGCTACCGCAGCCCCGACAAGGAGGCGCGTATCCTCGAATTGGTCCAGGGACGTCCGCACTTCATGCAGGGCGAGACCCTGGTGGATGCAGCGGGCAACCTGGTGCGGGTGCTGGTGCCGGTCAGCGGCAACCGGCTGGACAAAATCATCCACAGCGACAGCAGCCACCGGGATTATTTCTTCAATGAATTACCAAGGATATTCAACCAATTTCTTGGTTGCCTGGAAGGGATCGGATTTCTTCACCGCCATGGTTTTCGCCATGGCGACATCCGCAGGGATCACATCTTTGTCGACCGTGATACCGGTCTCTATTACTGGATTGATTTTGACTACGACTTCTACCTGCCGGAGAAGCCCTTTGCCCTGGATCTCTTTGAGCTGGGCAACATTCTGATCTATCTCACCGCCCGGGGCGACTATCATCCGCGGGAAATCATGGCCGATCCGACGATGGGCAACGCGGTGCTGCGCTCGCTTGGCCCTGCCGATTTCTCCCTTCTGTCGCAGAATCGGGTGGTCAATTTGCAGAAACTGTTTCCCTACATCCCGGATTCGCTCAACAACATCCTGCTGCACTTTTCCACGGGAGCGGATGTTTTTTATGAATCGGTGGAGGAAATACTGACAGATGTGCGCCAGGCCCTGAAACAGTGGCCTGGTTGA